CGACGCTGGGGCGGACCACCAGCACCTCGTTCGCGCCGGTGATCTCCAGCATCCGGGCGACCACCGCTCCGGGGGCGGCCAGCAGCAGCGGGACGCCGGCCCGGTCGGCCGCCGCGTGGGCGCGCAGCAGGAGGTTGAGGCCGGTGGAGTCGCAGAACTCCAACCCGCCGCAGTCCACCACCAGCCGCCCCGGCGGGGAGGCGACGGCCTGTTCGAGGGCGTCGCGCAGCGGTCCGACACTGTCGTGGTCGAGTTCTCCCTCGGGTCGCACCACCAGCGCGCCGGGCGGGCGGCGCAGCGCGACGGTGAGCGGGGACACCGCTGCGGGTTCTGCGTTCACGGTCCGGCCACCTCCTTCGGCGTCGGGTCCTACCACCCTGCGGGGCCCATCGGTTCCGCGGGTACCCGACCGCCGAGGCCCCAATCAGCCCGCGCGCCGCGCCGCCGCGGACCCGGGTCCGCGCCGGCCCCCGGCGAACCGCCCCGGATCCGCATCACTCCTCGCCCTCCGCCGGGTGCCCCTCGATCTGCTCGCGCAGGCCGTCCAGCGTGGCGGCGAGGATCCGTGAGACGTGCATCTGGGAGACGCCGATCTCGGTGGCGATCTCGCTCTGGGTCAGGCCGCCCCAGAACCGCAGCAGCAGCACGGTGCGTTCCCGTTCCGGCAGCCGGCTGAGGAACGGCTTGGCCGCGACCCGGAGTTCGGCGAGTTCGAGGCCCGGGTCGCAGTCGCCGAGCCGGTTGATCAGGGCGCTGCCCGCGTCGTCGGAGTCGTCGTCGCGCAGCGAGTCCAGCGAGTCGCAGCGGCACAGGCGTCCGGCGTCGAGTCCCTCCGCCGCCTCGGCCTCGCTGACGTGGAGTTCCGCGGCGAGTTCGGCGGTGTCCGGCAGCCGGCCGAGGTCCTGCTCCAGCCGGTCGGAGGCGCGGGCCGCGGCCAGGTAGTGCTCCTGCACGCTGCGCGGCACCCGCAGCGGCCACGAGGTGTCGCGGAAGAACCGCTTGATCTCGCCGGAGATGGTGGGAATGGCGTAGGTGACGAACTCGACGCCACGCTCCGGGTCGAAGCCGTCGACGGCCTTGATCAGGCCGATCGTGCCGACCTGAAGGATGTCGTCGAGCTCCTCCGGGCGGTGCCGGAACCGGGCGGCGACGAACCGTACCAGCGGCATGTTCAGCTCGATGACGGTGCCGCGGACGTAGCTGAACCGCGGGTCCTCCGGAGCGATCTGCGCCAGCCGGCGGAACAGGGCGTCGCTCAGCTCGCGCGCCTCGAACTTGCCCATGGCGCGCATCTCGCGCCGGGTCGGACGGTACATCGGATCGACGGCGTCATCGGGCCCGGACGGCGAAGCGGTAGCGGGGGTGGCCGTGGCGTGCGGGGCCGCAGCGCGCGTGGCCGTGGCGTGCGGGGCCGCGGCGGGCACGCCGCGCGAAGGGGATTTCACAGGGAGTCATCTCCCGGGGAACGGTGGGACCTGCCCTCACGTCCCGGCGGCGACGCGCCGCGGGCCGGAGGCCTTGACCTCCGGGGGCGACGGGCCGCTGGGGACGGCGACGGGGCGGGCGAGAACCGTGGTACCCGGCTTCTTCAGGCGACGGCTCCCGGCACGCGGCTCGCATGCCGTGAATGGCGACCGTGCGGGTCGGCCGCGCCGGGCGGTGCGCGCTCGACGTGGCGCAATAGTCCTACCCGTTCAGCCGCACCCGAACCCGATTCGTCCGATTCGGTCCGGGTATGCGATCCGGCGTGACCCGCCCGGCCACCGGATCCGTCAGGTTCCGCTGCCCCATGAGAGGAGAACGCCATGCCCGCAGGTTCGAGCCCCAAGCGGGAGCGCCAGTACGAGCACATCAAGGAGAGCCAGCTGGACCGCGGCGCCAGCGAGAAGCGCGCCGAGGAGATCGCCGCCCGCACCGTCAACAAGGAACGCGCCCGGCACGGCGAGAGCCGCACCGCCAGCCGCAGCTCGGTCGAGGACGTGTCCTCCGGCCACCGGGGCGGCAAGCGCTCCCACAGCGGCGCCCAGGGACCGACCTACGACCAGCTGTACAACGAGGCCCGGCAGCGCAACATCAAGGGCCGCTCGAAGATGAACAAGCATCAGCTCGAGAACGCGCTCGGGCGGTGAACGCGATGACCATCCCGATGCCTCTCGACCCGGACGTCCGACCGCCCGACCCGCCCGACGCCCCGCCCCGCCCCACCGACCCGCCGGGCCCGCCCGGCCCCGGCCCGGAACCCCCCGACCGCCACGGCCCGCCCCACCACCCCGAACCCCACCCGGAGCCCGAACCCGAAACCGACCCTTCGCGCCGCTAGGCCGCGAGCTGGCGCACCAACGCCCCGGCAGCGCCCATCCGTCCAGGGAACCGGGTGCTCCCGGGGCGAGCCGGCCGCCGCCGAGCAGCCGTTCAGCGCCGGCCCGACTGCTGCGCGGTGGGTGGTGACGGTCGTCCAAGAGGAGCCGTACGGTCCCGTCGGCCCGCTGCGCGAGGGCGATGCCCGACGGGACCCGGCCTGGTGCGGCGGGCTGATCGAGGTCGCCGATCCGACCGGCTTCCTGGGGCCGGGGCTGTTCCTCCCGGCCGAGCGCGTGACGGACGTGACGATCGATCAGTCGCGGTTCGTCCGTCCGCCGCGAACCGCGGAGACCGCGGACTCGACGACGTTGGTGAACCCAGCTGCCCGTGAGGCGTCAGAACCGGGTCCGGCTGCCCCGGGTGCCGTTACCCCGGTCGAGTGACGAGCGGGTGGCCCGTCCCCGGGGGGCCGGGCTGGTGCGTTTCTGTTGGGGTTGAGCGGTCACACGCCTCACTGTGCTGTCTTCGCGTGCGAAGGAGGGACGTGCCGTGAGCGGGACTGTGGCCGACCAGGTACTGGGGCGCCTGCGGGAGTGGGGTGTCGAGCAGGTCTTCGGGTATCCCGGGGACGGGATCAACGGGCTGTTGGCGGCGTGGGGGCGGGCCGACAACCGGCCCGCGTTCGTGCAGGCCAGGCACGAGGAGATGGCGGCCTTCGAGGCGGTGGGGTACGCCAAGTTCTCGGGGCGGGTGGGGGTGTGCGCGGCGACCTCGGGACCGGGTGCGATCCACCTGCTGAACGGGCTGTACGACGCCAAGTTGGACCACGTTCCGGTGGTGGCGATCGTCGGGCAGACCGACCGCAGCGCGATGGGCGGCTCGTACCAGCAGGAGGTGGACCTGCTGAGCCTGTACAAGGACGTCGCCTCGGCGTACTGCCAGATGGTGACGGTCCCTCAGCAGTTGCCGAACGTCATCGACCGGGCGATGCGGACCGCCGCCCTGTACCGGACCGTCACCGCGGTGATCATCCCCGCGGACGTGCAGGAGCTCGCCGAGCAGGCGCCCGGACACGCCTTCAAGATGGTCCCGTCCAGTCTGGGCCTGCCGCACTCGCACGCCGTCCCGGCGGAGGACGAACTCGATCGGGCCGCCGAGGTGTTGAACGCCGGCGGGAAGGTCGCGATGCTGGTCGGCCAGGGCGCCAGGGGCGCCCGCCGGCAGGTGGAGCAGGTCGCCGACCTGCTGGGCGCGGGGGTGGCGAAGGCGCTGCTCGGCAAGGACGTGCTGCCCGACACCCTGCCGTACGTGACGGGGTCGATCGGGCTGCTGGGCACCCGCCCGTCGTACGAGCTGATGCGGGACTGCGACACCCTGCTGACCGTCGGGTCGAGCTTCCCGTACACGCAGTTCCTGCCGGAGTTCGACCAGGCGCGGGCGGTGCAGATCGACGCGGACCCGTTCATGGTGGGGCTGCGCTACCCGTACGAGGTGAACCTCGTCGGGGACGCGGCGGACACCCTGGACCGGCTGATCCCGCGGCTGCGGCGCACCGAGGACCGGGGCTGGCGGCGGCAGGTCGAGACGAACACCGAGCGCTGGTGGCGGGTGATGGAGGAGCGGGCGAAGGTGCCGGCCGATCCGATCAACCCGGAGTACCTGGTGCACGCGCTGGACGCGCTGCTGCCCGACGACGCCATCGTGACGGCGGACTCGGGGTCGGCGGCGAACTGGTACGCGCGGCACCTGCGGATGCGCGGCACCATGCGCGGTTCGCTGTCGGGGACGCTGGCCACCATGGGGCCGGGCGTGCCGTACGCGATCGGGGCGAAGTTCGCCTGCCCGGACCGCCCGGTGGTGGCCCTGGTCGGGGACGGGGCGATGCAGATGAACGGACTGGCCGAGCTGGTGACGGTGGCCAGGTACCGGGAGGAGTGGGCGGACCAGCGGCTGGTGGTCTGCGTGCTGAACAACCACGACCTGAACCAGGTCACCTGGGAGATGCGGGCGATGCAGGGCGCGCCGCAGTTCCTGCCCTCGCAGCAGCTGCCGGACGTCCGGTACGCGGACTTCGCCGAGTCGGTGGGCCTGCGCGGCCTGCGGGTGGAGGAGCCGGCGAAGGTGCGGGCGGCGTGGGAGTGGGCGCTGAGCACCGACCGGCCGTGCGTGCTGGACGTGCGCACCGACCCGGCGGTGCCGCCGATCCCGCCGCACGCGGAGTGGTCGCAGATCAAGGACGCGGCGGAGTCGGTGCTGCGCGGCGACAGCGACCGGGCGGCGGTGGTGAAGCGCGGGCTGCGGGCCAAACTCGCCGAGTTGCTGCCGCACCGGCACGGAGGGTCGTCGTGACCGGGGCCGCCGTGCTGGAGGCGCTGCGCACCGGCCGGTTCCAGCGCTCGCTGGCGCTCGCCACGGCGGGCGGCTCGCTGGTGACCGCCGCCAAGATCTACCTGGAGCACGACCGGGCCGGGTTCGGGAACCGGGTGATGTGGTGGCCGGTGCTGCTCGGCCCGGTCGCCGCGGCGGCCGGCGTCGCGGGCGCGGTGGACGAGCGGGCGGCCCGCACGGTCCTTCCGCTGGTGTCGGCGGCGGTCGCCGCCAACGGTGCGCAGGGGTTCTGGCTGCACCTGCGCGGTGTGCTGCAGAAGCCCGGCGGCCGGCGGATGGCCCGGTTCAACCTGGAGACCGGACCGCCGCTGTTCGCCCCGCTGTTGATGGCCATGGCCGGCGGAATGGGCCTGCTGGCGGCCGTGCTGCGCCGCGAGGGCAGCCGATGACGCCGGACCGGGGCTCCGCCGCCGGGGCGCCCGGCGGGACCACCGGCGGGTCGACCGGCGGCCACGGAAAGCGGTTTCCCGGTTACCGTTCGCTGGACCGCCGCCCGCACTGGGACGCGGTGACGGCCGCCGTGGTGACAGCCCGGGTGGCGGGGCCGCGCCCGCCGCTGCGGCTGTTCACGCCCGCCGAGGAGGCCGCCGCCCGGGCGTTGCTGAACCGGCTGCTGGACGATCCGCCGGTGGACCTGCTGCCGATGATCGACGCCCGGTTGGCCGAGCGCGAGACCGACGGCTGGCACTACGCTGACCTGCCGCCGGACGACCGGGCCTGGCCGCTGACGCTGCGCGCGCTGGACGAGGACGCCGGGGCCCTGCCCGGCCGTTCGCCGAGCTGACGGTCCGCCAGCAGGACGGCCTGGTGGAGAAGGTGCGGCGGGCGACCCGCTGGCACGGCTGGCCCGCCGCGCACGTGTGGAGCCTGTGGACGCGCTACGCGTGCACCGCCTACTACAGCCACCCCGAGGCCTGGGACGAGATCGGCTTCGGCGGCCCGGCGTTCCCCGCCGGCTACGCCCGCCTCGGCCTCGACCGCCGCGAGCGCTGGGAGGTGGCCGACGCGCACCCGCAGGCCCCGGCCGGGCCCGCGCCCGAGCCGCCGCCGCTGCCCGCCGTCACCGACCCGGGCCGGCACGGCGAGGCCGCCGCCGCGTGGGCGACGCTCCGTCAGACCACCCGCCGACAGCGGGCGGTGCGGCGGCGCAACGCCTCCGCGTGGCTGCTGCCGCCCGGCGGTCTGGGCTTCGACCACCGGCTGCTGCGCGACATGCGGCGCTACCGGGACGAGGACGAGGTGGACCTGCTGATCGTCGGCTGCGGGGCGGGCGGTTCGGTGCTGGCGCAGCGGATGGCCCGGGCGGGCTGGTCGGTGGTGGTGCTGGAGGCGGGGCCGTTCTGGGATCCGCTGCGGGACTGGGTGAGCGACGAGTACGGCTCGCACCAGCTGTACTGGACCGAGCCGCGGGTGCTGGCCGGGTCCGACCCGGTGCCGATGGGGTCGAACAACTCCGGCCGCGGCGTGGGCGGTTCGATGGTCCACTTCGCCGGGTACACGCCGCGCTTCCACCCGTCCGACTTCGCGACCCGCACCCGGGACGGGGTGGGCGCGGACTGGCCGTTGAGCTACGACGACCTGCGGGGGCCGTACGAGCGGCTGGAGGCGGAGCTGCCGGTGGCGGGGCAGTACTGGCCTTGGGGCGAGCCGCACGCGTACCCGCACGCGCCGCACCCGGTCGGCGGGAACGGGCAGGTGTTCCTGCGCGGTGCGGCGGCGCTCGGCATCGAGGCCCGGGTGGGGCCGGTGGCGATCACCAACGGCCGGTTCGGGCGGCGGCCGCACTGCGTGTACCGCGGCTTCTGCCTGCAGGGCTGCAAGGTCAACGCGAAGGCCTCGCCGCTGGTGACGCACCTGCCGGACGCGCTCGCGCACGGCGTGGAGATCCGCGCGGACGCGATGGCGAGCGCGGTCGAGCTCGGCCCGGACGGCCTGGCGCGCGGGGTGCGGTACCTGCGGGGCGGGCGCGAACACCTGCAGCGGGCCCGGACGGTCGCGGTCGCCGGGTACGCGATCGAGACGCCCCGGCTGCTGCTGAACTCGGCGTGCAAGCGCTTTCCCGAAGGCCTGTGCAATGACCACGACCAGGTCGGACGGTACGTCATGGTGCAGGGCGCGCCGCAGACCTCGGGCCGCTTCGAGCAGGAGGTCCGGGCGTACAAGGCGCCGCCGCCGGAGGTCTCCACGGAGGCGTTCTACGAGACCGACCCGACCAGGCCGTACCAGCGCGGGTTCACCATCCAGAACATCTCGCCGCTGCCGATCACCTGGTCCGAGCACGTGGTGGCGCAGGGCCACTGGGGCGCGAACCTGCGGCAGTACCTGTCCGACTACGTGCACTGGGCGACCCTCGGCGCGATGGCCGAGCTGCTCCCGCAGGCCGACAACCGGGTCACGCTGGCCGAGGAGAAGGACCGGCACGGGCTGCCGGTGGCGCAGTTCGCCTACTCGCAGTGCGAGAACGACCGGCAGCTGATCGCGGCGGCGCGCGGGGCGATGGAGGCGCTGCTGACGGCCGCCGGGGCCAGCGAGGTGATCACCATCGACCGGTACGCGCACCTGGTCGGCGGCTGCCGGATGGCGGCCCGACCCGAGGACGGTGTGGTCGACCGCGACCTGCGGTCCTTCGCGGTGCCGAACCTGCTGGTCACCGACGGCAGCGTGCTGCCGACCCAGGGCGCGGCCAATCCCGCGCTCACCATCATGGCCCTGGTCGACCGGGCGGCGGGCGTGCTCGCCGCCGGCGCCCGCGCGGGCCTGCGGACACCGGGAGGCGGAAGAAGATGACCACCGCACGACCCGACACCCGATCGAACGACTGTCGGTCCGGGCGTTCACCGTCCCCACCGACGGTCCGGAGGCGGACGGCACGCTCTCCTGGACCTCCACCACGCTGGTCCTGGTCGAGGCCGGCTGCGGTCCCGTCGTCGGCCTCGGCTGGACGTACGGCGCGCGCGCCACCGCCGCGCTGGCCCGCGAGAGCCTCGCCCCCGTGGTGCTCGGCCGGGACGCCCTCGACACCGCCGGCGCCTACGAGGCGATGCGCCGCGCGCTGCGGGGCGCCGGCCGCCCAGGGCTGGGCTCCTACGCACTGTCCGCCGTCGACCTGGCGCTGTGGGACCTGGCGGCCCGGCTGCTCGGACTGCCGCTGGTGCGACTGCTGGGCGGACGGCCCCGGGCGGTGGACGTGTACGGCAGCGGCGGGTTCACCACGTACGCCGACCGGCTGATGGCGCGTCAGCTGCGCGGCTGGGTGGACGGACAGGGCATCCCCCGCGTCAAGATCAAGATCGGGGAGGCCCGGGGCACCCGGCCCGAGCGCGACCTGGAGCGGATCGCCGCCGCCCGCACCGCGATCGGCCCCGACGCCGCGCTGTACGTCGACGCGAACGGGGCGTTCACCGCCAAGCAGGCGATCCGGCTGGCCGACGCCTTCGCCGCGGACGGCGTCACCTGGTTCGAGGAGCCCGTGTCCTCCGACGACCTGCCCGGCCTGGCCGCCGTCCGGGCCGCCGTCACCCCCGACGTCGCCGCCGGCGAGTACGGCGACGAACCGCGCGCCTTCGCCCGCCTCGCCCCCGTCGTCGACTACCTGCAGGCCGACGCCACCCGCTGCGGCGGCTTCACCGGCTTCCTGCGCGCCACGGCCGTCGCCGAGGCCGCCGGGGTGCCGCTCTCCGCGCACTGCGCGCCGCACCTGCACGCCCACGCGGCGGCCGCCCGCGCCGCCACGGTGCGCCACCTGGAGTGGTTCCACGACCACGTCCGGGTCGAGCAACTGCTCTTCGACGGCGCCCTCGACCCGTCCGGAGGCACCGTGACCCCCGGCGCGAACGGCGCACCCGGCCACGGCCTGACGCTGGCCGCAGAACGCGCCGCGCCCTACCAGGTCGACGCCTGATTGGTCTGCGGCCCGGCGGGCAGACGTTTCGCGACCCGGGGCAACGGAGCAAGCGAAAGGACCTGGACCATGCTGCTGCTCGGACTCCTGTTGTTCGCCGCGTCCGGCGCGTTCGCCGGACTGCTGATCGCCGACAACCTCGGCGGCGGCCCCGAAGTGGGCGTGACGGTGCTCGGCAACCACATCGCCACCGTCAACACCCTCGGCGCGTTCCTCGCCGGACTCGCCCTCGCGCTGCTCTTCTGCGCCGGGCTCGCCCTGATGGGCGCCGGCGTGCGCTGGCACCGCCGGGTCCGCCGCGCGGCCGCCCGGGACAACACCCAGGTGGTGGCCGACCGCACCGCGGACACCCGCA
The DNA window shown above is from Streptomyces sp. TLI_171 and carries:
- a CDS encoding enolase C-terminal domain-like protein encodes the protein MERLSVRAFTVPTDGPEADGTLSWTSTTLVLVEAGCGPVVGLGWTYGARATAALARESLAPVVLGRDALDTAGAYEAMRRALRGAGRPGLGSYALSAVDLALWDLAARLLGLPLVRLLGGRPRAVDVYGSGGFTTYADRLMARQLRGWVDGQGIPRVKIKIGEARGTRPERDLERIAAARTAIGPDAALYVDANGAFTAKQAIRLADAFAADGVTWFEEPVSSDDLPGLAAVRAAVTPDVAAGEYGDEPRAFARLAPVVDYLQADATRCGGFTGFLRATAVAEAAGVPLSAHCAPHLHAHAAAARAATVRHLEWFHDHVRVEQLLFDGALDPSGGTVTPGANGAPGHGLTLAAERAAPYQVDA
- a CDS encoding SigB/SigF/SigG family RNA polymerase sigma factor, encoding MYRPTRREMRAMGKFEARELSDALFRRLAQIAPEDPRFSYVRGTVIELNMPLVRFVAARFRHRPEELDDILQVGTIGLIKAVDGFDPERGVEFVTYAIPTISGEIKRFFRDTSWPLRVPRSVQEHYLAAARASDRLEQDLGRLPDTAELAAELHVSEAEAAEGLDAGRLCRCDSLDSLRDDDSDDAGSALINRLGDCDPGLELAELRVAAKPFLSRLPERERTVLLLRFWGGLTQSEIATEIGVSQMHVSRILAATLDGLREQIEGHPAEGEE
- a CDS encoding plasmid stabilization protein; this translates as MPAGSSPKRERQYEHIKESQLDRGASEKRAEEIAARTVNKERARHGESRTASRSSVEDVSSGHRGGKRSHSGAQGPTYDQLYNEARQRNIKGRSKMNKHQLENALGR
- a CDS encoding STAS domain-containing protein codes for the protein MNAEPAAVSPLTVALRRPPGALVVRPEGELDHDSVGPLRDALEQAVASPPGRLVVDCGGLEFCDSTGLNLLLRAHAAADRAGVPLLLAAPGAVVARMLEITGANEVLVVRPSVDEALAAPPDGRDGAVAAPLGGASAADSGDEPGESDEPGEGAGKPDGSAGGP
- a CDS encoding thiamine pyrophosphate-requiring protein; its protein translation is MSGTVADQVLGRLREWGVEQVFGYPGDGINGLLAAWGRADNRPAFVQARHEEMAAFEAVGYAKFSGRVGVCAATSGPGAIHLLNGLYDAKLDHVPVVAIVGQTDRSAMGGSYQQEVDLLSLYKDVASAYCQMVTVPQQLPNVIDRAMRTAALYRTVTAVIIPADVQELAEQAPGHAFKMVPSSLGLPHSHAVPAEDELDRAAEVLNAGGKVAMLVGQGARGARRQVEQVADLLGAGVAKALLGKDVLPDTLPYVTGSIGLLGTRPSYELMRDCDTLLTVGSSFPYTQFLPEFDQARAVQIDADPFMVGLRYPYEVNLVGDAADTLDRLIPRLRRTEDRGWRRQVETNTERWWRVMEERAKVPADPINPEYLVHALDALLPDDAIVTADSGSAANWYARHLRMRGTMRGSLSGTLATMGPGVPYAIGAKFACPDRPVVALVGDGAMQMNGLAELVTVARYREEWADQRLVVCVLNNHDLNQVTWEMRAMQGAPQFLPSQQLPDVRYADFAESVGLRGLRVEEPAKVRAAWEWALSTDRPCVLDVRTDPAVPPIPPHAEWSQIKDAAESVLRGDSDRAAVVKRGLRAKLAELLPHRHGGSS
- a CDS encoding GMC oxidoreductase; amino-acid sequence: MEKVRRATRWHGWPAAHVWSLWTRYACTAYYSHPEAWDEIGFGGPAFPAGYARLGLDRRERWEVADAHPQAPAGPAPEPPPLPAVTDPGRHGEAAAAWATLRQTTRRQRAVRRRNASAWLLPPGGLGFDHRLLRDMRRYRDEDEVDLLIVGCGAGGSVLAQRMARAGWSVVVLEAGPFWDPLRDWVSDEYGSHQLYWTEPRVLAGSDPVPMGSNNSGRGVGGSMVHFAGYTPRFHPSDFATRTRDGVGADWPLSYDDLRGPYERLEAELPVAGQYWPWGEPHAYPHAPHPVGGNGQVFLRGAAALGIEARVGPVAITNGRFGRRPHCVYRGFCLQGCKVNAKASPLVTHLPDALAHGVEIRADAMASAVELGPDGLARGVRYLRGGREHLQRARTVAVAGYAIETPRLLLNSACKRFPEGLCNDHDQVGRYVMVQGAPQTSGRFEQEVRAYKAPPPEVSTEAFYETDPTRPYQRGFTIQNISPLPITWSEHVVAQGHWGANLRQYLSDYVHWATLGAMAELLPQADNRVTLAEEKDRHGLPVAQFAYSQCENDRQLIAAARGAMEALLTAAGASEVITIDRYAHLVGGCRMAARPEDGVVDRDLRSFAVPNLLVTDGSVLPTQGAANPALTIMALVDRAAGVLAAGARAGLRTPGGGRR